One window from the genome of Gambusia affinis linkage group LG14, SWU_Gaff_1.0, whole genome shotgun sequence encodes:
- the tnfa gene encoding tumor necrosis factor a (TNF superfamily, member 2) — MESEFKVLLDADPSTGTSDQTSTRVKTFQVSRRTLVLMAFTLCLATGGAVFLFSNACVKSAGSDEGSSAFHHALRQISNSRAAIHLEGEHDPTINTSVKWMNKVNQAHSEGLQLKDNEILIPHDGLYFVYSQASFRVSCSSNADDLTSNRMIHLSHTVKRWSRSFGSNDERSYRTLLHSVRTVCQGTASKDPDSAGSRFSAVYMGAVFDLKSGDRLKTVMEEKMLEKLEEDAGKTYFGVFAL, encoded by the exons ATGGAGAGTGAATTCAAGGTATTACTGGATGCAGATCCCAGCACAGGGACAAGTGATCAGACATCCACGAGagtcaaaacatttcaagtaTCCAGACGTACCTTGGTCCTGATGGCTTTCACTCTCTGCCTTGCTACTGGTGGTGCTGTTTTCCTCTTCTCTAACGCTTGTGTCAAG AGTGCAGGATCAGACGAGGGAAGCTCTG CCTTTCATCACGCCTTAAGACAAATTTCAAACAGTAGGGCAGCCATTCATCTAGAAG GAGAACACGACCCCACCATAAATACGTCAGTGAAGTGGATGAACAAAGTGAACCAGGCACACTCTGAAGGTCTACAACTAAAAGACAATGAGATTTTGATTCCTCATGATGGCCTCTACTTTGTTTACAGCCAGGCGTCGTTCAGagtgagctgcagcagcaatgcTGATGACCTTACTTCCAATCGCATGATCCACCTGAGTCACACAGTGAAACGCTGGTCCAGATCATTTGGCTCTAATGATGAGAGGTCCTATCGGACCCTCTTGCATTCAGTTCGTACTGTGTGCCAGGGTACAGCCAGTAAGGATCCAGACTCAGCTGGAAGCCGGTTCTCTGCAGTATATATGGGAGCAGTATTCGACTTAAAGAGTGGGGACAGACTGAAGACGGTTATGGAAGAAAAGATGCTTGAGAAACTTGAGGAAGATGCAGGGAAGACTTATTTTGGTGTCTTTGCCTTGTAA
- the atat1 gene encoding alpha-tubulin N-acetyltransferase 1 isoform X2 — protein MEFPFDINQLFSERISILDQNLVASRQSKEKPDLRVKIATVLDELGKASAKAQDLPAPITSASKLQFQKHQLYLMKDGESSRGRGVVVGFLKVGYKKLFLLDRNGVHIEVEPLCVLDFYIAENLQRHGYGLELFNFMLQHQNVEPVLLAYDRPSTKLLAFLAKHYNLRQSVPQVNNFVAFEDFFYKRAVSQLRRVKKPDGEIKPYSLMEREAVRQEQRSLPWPFAAPQSPHHSVSSQCSQSPSAGSSPRRVLPCVTHPAFAGDSREQSPHSPLMDCCRTRRSNSLSRSQLGFN, from the exons ATGGAGTTTCCTTTTGACATTAATCAGTTATTCTCTGAGAGGATCTCCATTCTGGACCAGAATCTTGTTGCAAGTCGCCAATCTAAAGAAAA GCCAGATCTTCGGGTCAAAATTGCAACAGTTCTTGATGAACTTGGGAAAGCCTCAGCAAAG GCACAAGACCTCCCAGCTCCTATAACAAGTGCTTCCAAGCTGCAGTTCCAGAAGCATCAACTGTACCTGATGAAGGATGGAGAGAGCAGCCG AGGACGGGGTGTGGTTGTGGGATTTCTGAAGGTTGGCTACAAGAAGTTATTTCTGCTT GATCGAAATGGTGTGCACATCGAAGTAGAGCCACTGTGTGTTTTGGATTTCTACATTGCAGAAAACTTACAGCGACATGGCTATGGGCTAGAACTATTCAATTTTATGTTACAG CATCAGAACGTGGAGCCAGTGTTGTTGGCATATGACAGACCGTCCACCAAATTGCTGGCATTCCTGGCTAAGCATTACAATCTAAGGCAGAGCGTTCCTCAG GTCAATAACTTTGTTGCCTTTGAGGACTTCTTCTACAAAAGAGCAG tgtccCAGTTGAGAAGAGTAAAAAAGCCTGATGGAGAGATTAAGCCTTATTCTTTAATGGAAAGAGAAG CGGTACGCCAAGAGCAGAGGTCACTTCCTTGGCCATTTGCTGCTCCCCAGTCTCCTCACCACTCAGTATcttcccagtgctcccagtctCCCAGTGCTGGCTCCTCTCCCAGGAGGGTGCTTCCATGTGTCACACATCCAGCGTTTGCTGGAGACAGCAGGGAGCAGAGCCCTCATTCACCTCTGATGGACTGTTGCAGGACAAGACGTAGCAA